One genomic segment of Flagellimonas marinaquae includes these proteins:
- a CDS encoding DsrE family protein, with protein MNFQRLPLFVLILFTFYGYSQSTKAGPIIEDYGAVWEIDNPDFGTETTQEFKVAFDVKDGPESDTELNRNINTVARFLNMHAQSGVPVSQIKAALIVHGTAARNLLTNEAYKKRYEAANPNLELVKSLLDAGVEVIMCGQSSKTRSLPKEELIPGVKIALSAMTANIQLQNNGYRPIKL; from the coding sequence ATGAATTTTCAAAGATTACCCCTGTTCGTTTTAATTCTGTTTACATTTTATGGATATTCCCAATCTACCAAGGCCGGCCCGATCATTGAAGATTATGGTGCGGTATGGGAGATAGACAATCCTGATTTTGGGACCGAAACAACACAGGAGTTCAAAGTAGCTTTTGATGTAAAGGATGGGCCTGAGTCGGATACCGAATTAAATCGAAATATCAATACGGTTGCGCGTTTTTTAAACATGCATGCCCAGAGCGGCGTACCGGTTTCTCAAATAAAAGCAGCACTAATAGTCCACGGAACTGCCGCAAGAAACTTATTAACGAACGAAGCCTACAAAAAAAGGTATGAAGCAGCCAACCCGAACCTTGAACTTGTTAAAAGTTTATTGGATGCGGGTGTGGAAGTAATCATGTGCGGACAATCTTCCAAAACCAGAAGTCTTCCGAAGGAAGAATTGATTCCCGGAGTCAAGATTGCCCTCTCTGCAATGACGGCAAATATCCAGTTGCAGAACAATGGATATAGGCCTATTAAATTATAA